Below is a window of Sporosarcina ureae DNA.
CTGTAGCTTTACTCTTGCTCGTGCCGTTCTTCTTCCTGTTTATGTTGAAGGATCATGAAAAATTGGCGCCAAGAATTTACAATCTGTTTTCGGGAAAACGACGTTTATGGGTGAAGAAAACTTTAGAGGATATTGATCACGTATTACGTTCGTATATTCAAGGACAATTATTGATTAGTGCAATATTGGCAACACTTATTTTAATTGGGTACTCCATTATCGGATTGCAGTATGCTTTATTGTTGGCAATTCTAGCGTTGTTCATGAATATTATTCCGTTTATCGGGCCATGGATTGCGGTAGCGCCTGCTGTAATAATTGCGTATTTACAGGAACCGAAGTTAGTTATTTGGGTCGGAGTCGTTACGTTGGTCGCACAGCAAATCGACAGTAACTTAATTACGCCGAACGTCATGGGGAAGTCTCTTGATATTCATCCACTGACCATCATTACGGTGTTGCTAGTAGCGGGAAGTCTCGCAGGATTCCTAGGCATCCTAGTAGCTGTACCTGCTTATGCGGTAGGTAAAGTCATTGTGCAAAACATCTATGAAATGCGAAAAGAAATTAGTGAAGCCGCCACGAAGAACGTATAGCGGCGAACCGGCCTTCTAGTCTTCGGACTGGAAGGTTTTTTGGTGAATAATTAAAACAAAATTGCACATCCTAACGAAAACGAGAGGATGTAGCATATGCTGACGGAATTTCCCGTTATTCATACCAATGTGTGGGATGCGATATGGGGTGTGCCAGTCGTTTTGATTGTGGTACTGCTTGCTAAGTGGTTATTTAAAGTACCGCTTACTTGGCTCTCGACGGTATCCACAGTAGTTGCGCTCGGCTTGTCGATATTTATTAGCCATCCGAAAAACTTATCTGCCGGAATCTTCATGGGATTTTTTTATAGTGGTGCGGCAATGGGGATCATCTATTCGATCAAACAATCCTATCATGCCTATCGTAAACGTTAAAAGCAGGCCTTCGCGTAATGAGCGAAAGCCTGCTTTTTCATGGTAATGGACAAAATCCACAGCGCATCAATCCTGGTACATCTTTAGAAAAACAACAAGTTTTGCGGACAGTGGTGTTTAATAAAGCGGACGGTTCTGATCCATTCAAATAGCTTGCGAAACGTGAGTGATCGGCGATACCCGTCCATGTGGTGTCGTCTTTTAGTATGTCTAAATCTTCTCTCGCTTCCATTTCCGATCCAGGATCAGACAATAGCACATGATACTGCCATAGCCAGAAGCCGAAGATGTTTTCCCATAAGGTTAAGGGAGATACGGAGACAGCTGTACGCAATGACGCAATCACTGCGTGTGCATCATCCAGAATCTGTCTAATATGCGATTGGCGATCTTCGTCATCAATCATTTCCCAATCTGAGCTATCTGCAAAAGTGCTGATCGTTTTATTGCCGAACTCTTCTAGAGCGCCAAATTGTAAATCTTCCGCTGATCCGTTCCACATTTCGTCATACGCAGCGAGATTATACAACTGCATAGCGAAAAACATACCGAGTCTGCGAACGAAGAACGAAGTAGCGACGACTTCATTTGGACTTTGACTGACGGTTTGGATCACTTGTACAATACTCTGTACTTTCGAAGGGTCCAGGACATCCGCTAGTGTAAAGACGGGATGTGCTGGTGGATTCAGGTAGATGCTGTAACTATTCAATTCTCTGATTTGGTCTGATGTAAGTGTAGTCATGGTTTCAGTATAATCAATTATTTTGATAGAAACAACTTGAATGCTATGCCTGCCCAACCAGTTTCCTAGGCCTTTACATACAATAGGCAGTGAAGAGGTGGTGAAGGGTGGAGACCCAAGAATTGGCTCGTAATGAATCATTTGAGGTGGAGCAAAGAGAATGGAAGATGCGGCAACGTAAAGAACGCGGCAAGCAGTTGCTGACGATTGTGTCGCCGATCTTCTTGCTAGTATTATGGGAAATAATGTCGAGAACAGGTTTCTTGGATATTCGTTTTTTCCCACCGCCTAGTACAATTGTGCAAACTTTCTATGACATGATTGTGAGCGGTGCGATGGCGAAGCATGTTGGCGTATCGTTGTATCGAATATTCATCGGATTTCTGGCAGGTGTAATACCAGGTGTTATTGTCGGTTTGCTGATGGGATTATATTCACCGATCCGGCATTTTGTACAGCCGATTGTTATGGCGCTTATGCCTATTCCGACATTGGCGTTATTGCCGATCATTATTATTTTATTCGGAATCGGGGATTTGTCGAAAGTCGTGACGATTGCAGGCAGTGTGTTTTTCC
It encodes the following:
- a CDS encoding ABC transporter permease → MRQRKERGKQLLTIVSPIFLLVLWEIMSRTGFLDIRFFPPPSTIVQTFYDMIVSGAMAKHVGVSLYRIFIGFLAGVIPGVIVGLLMGLYSPIRHFVQPIVMALMPIPTLALLPIIIILFGIGDLSKVVTIAGSVFFPVVINTAAGVLNIDKIYLDVASNYQTSQWNFFFKIALPGALPVMLEGIQMGQAIALLTIVAAEMMGATSGIGYLIWTSYKAFLLPEMYVGLILISFFGYLFSLLLRALQNKLLPWR
- a CDS encoding AI-2E family transporter is translated as MTKKVWFQVGVGVLLALLITKYFLEVNYIFKPVGIILQTIIMPLIFGGLLYYITVPIQHYLEKKNMPRWGSIITIMLILVAVIWILVAIIGPMVTKQVNNLVDNGPTLTRQIEQLKDQVLNEKDNLPEGLQDSLNSAVESIQTFAVTFGKWLVQFVQSFIQAVALLLLVPFFFLFMLKDHEKLAPRIYNLFSGKRRLWVKKTLEDIDHVLRSYIQGQLLISAILATLILIGYSIIGLQYALLLAILALFMNIIPFIGPWIAVAPAVIIAYLQEPKLVIWVGVVTLVAQQIDSNLITPNVMGKSLDIHPLTIITVLLVAGSLAGFLGILVAVPAYAVGKVIVQNIYEMRKEISEAATKNV